Proteins encoded in a region of the Magallana gigas chromosome 8, xbMagGiga1.1, whole genome shotgun sequence genome:
- the LOC105339347 gene encoding insulin-like growth factor-binding protein-related protein 1 gives MKGIVFVSCFLGFLCLSMGQEDIPSDCGVCDRSACPEQKDKTCKAGITRDRCKCCQVCAQAEGEICDISGASNKYPPCGDYLTCKMDQDRNIGICVCDYQDTLCGTDDVTYTSICQMREAQNTKGRDLKVKNSGPCKTAPRILTGPDSVTNVTGDKVVLMCEATGFPIPHIGWLFQRTDDETNSLPGDDMAISVVTRGGPEKYQVTGWLQVDEASKHHEGYYICVAHNKHGSDKQTGRIKIHEKKLNRVERKEDGDQL, from the exons ATGAAGGGAATAGTGTTCGTTTCGTGTTTCTTGGGATTCCTTTGTCTCTCCATGGGACAGGAAGATATCCCATCTGATTGCGGAGTTTGTGATCGCAGCGCCTGTCCGGAGCAGAAGGACAAGACCTGCAAGGCCGGAATCACGCGCGACAGGTGTAAATGTTGCCAGGTATGCGCACAAGCCGAAGGCGAGATCTGTGACATCTCCGGGGCCAGCAACAAGTACCCACCCTGCGGGGACTACCTCACCTGTAAGATGGACCAAGACAGGAACATCGGGATCTGTGTCTGTGACTACCAGGACACACTCTGTGGTACCGATGACGTCACTTACACCAGCATCTGCCAGATGAGAGAGGCTCAGAATACGAAAGGGCGTGACCTCAAAGTGAAGAACTCCGGACCCTGTAAAACTG CTCCCCGCATTTTGACCGGACCAGACAGCGTTACTAACGTTACTGGTGACAAGGTGGTTCTGATGTGTGAGGCCACAGGGTTCCCCATTCCTCACATCGGCTGGCTGTTCCAGAGGACGGACGACGAGACCAACAGTCTGCCTG GGGACGACATGGCTATCTCGGTGGTGACCCGCGGTGGCCCCGAGAAGTACCAGGTGACCGGGTGGCTCCAAGTGGACGAGGCCAGCAAGCACCACGAGGGGTACTACATCTGTGTGGCCCACAACAAGCACGGCTCCGACAAACAGACCGGGAGGATAAAGATCCACGAGAAAA
- the LOC105339348 gene encoding uncharacterized protein isoform X1 — MDLNRGKGRTTCGAGNGSVYNQCKLQLAGGLIVTERVSSNLRIFNIAKRHVGSLLWSQDSELHGAKKKDKCAMFVFDVITEAGLTAPRQKPWFCGYSPASSSEWGNRRSEVIHACGCFYSVSIPMRGDIVAFPSNHGTTHCGIVTTGGHFIGTTNKRIVETKMPAHVKRVFWRYTGDVPTTDRLLEKY, encoded by the exons ATGGATCTTAACAGAGGCAAGGGCCGTACCACTTGTGGCGCAGGAAATGGTTCAGTGTATAACCAGTGTAAATTACAA CTTGCTGGAGGCCTGATTGTCACTGAGCGAGTTTCCAGTAACCTCCGAATCTTCAACATCGCCAAGCGTCATGTCGGCAGCCTTCTGTGGTCCCAGGACAGTGAACTCCACGGGGCCAAGAAAAAGGACAAGTGCGCCATGTTTGTGTTTGACGTCATCACGGAGGCTGGGCTGACAGCACCCCGCCAGAAACCATG GTTTTGCGGATATTCGCCAGCCTCGTCATCAGAATGGGGAAACAGACGATCAGAAGTCATTCACGCGTGTGGATGCTTCTACTCCGTGTCCATTCCGATGCGTGGTGACATCGTGGCGTTCCCTAGCAACCACGGAACCACCCACTGTGGAATCGTGACCACGGGTGGTCACTTTATCGGAACCACAAACAAACGAATCGTAGAAACTAAAATGCCCGCGCATGTCAAGAGAGTGTTTTGGCGGTACACGGGTGACGTACCAACCACCGATAGACTGCTAGAAAAATATTAG
- the LOC105339348 gene encoding uncharacterized protein isoform X2 — protein MAEYRLAGGLIVTERVSSNLRIFNIAKRHVGSLLWSQDSELHGAKKKDKCAMFVFDVITEAGLTAPRQKPWFCGYSPASSSEWGNRRSEVIHACGCFYSVSIPMRGDIVAFPSNHGTTHCGIVTTGGHFIGTTNKRIVETKMPAHVKRVFWRYTGDVPTTDRLLEKY, from the exons ATGGCTGAATACAGA CTTGCTGGAGGCCTGATTGTCACTGAGCGAGTTTCCAGTAACCTCCGAATCTTCAACATCGCCAAGCGTCATGTCGGCAGCCTTCTGTGGTCCCAGGACAGTGAACTCCACGGGGCCAAGAAAAAGGACAAGTGCGCCATGTTTGTGTTTGACGTCATCACGGAGGCTGGGCTGACAGCACCCCGCCAGAAACCATG GTTTTGCGGATATTCGCCAGCCTCGTCATCAGAATGGGGAAACAGACGATCAGAAGTCATTCACGCGTGTGGATGCTTCTACTCCGTGTCCATTCCGATGCGTGGTGACATCGTGGCGTTCCCTAGCAACCACGGAACCACCCACTGTGGAATCGTGACCACGGGTGGTCACTTTATCGGAACCACAAACAAACGAATCGTAGAAACTAAAATGCCCGCGCATGTCAAGAGAGTGTTTTGGCGGTACACGGGTGACGTACCAACCACCGATAGACTGCTAGAAAAATATTAG